AAACTCGTAGTCCTTGCGCAGAAACTCGTAGTCCTTGCGCAGAAACTCGCCACCCCGCGCGTTCAGCATGGCGCGCATCTTTGCGTACTGCTCGGCGGTCGGACGTTGTGGCCGATCAGCCAATTCGACACGCAGCCCGTAAGGCCACCTGATGCCGACGGGAACAGTGCAGCAACTTGCTTTCGAGTAACCCCGGACCGCTCAATCTCGGCGGCTAAGTACTCGCCAAAAATTCTGCGCTTCGTGGCTTCGCAGGCTGACGTGTAGCCCGCATTGCCGTCTGCCATTTCGTCGCTACCATGACGCTCCGCGAAAATTATCCGCTCGCTTGATGATTGCCAGAACGTGCGCAAAGACGTGACGTCAACACCACTTCCGGCCGCGCCCTTTCGAGATGCGCCCTTGTTCCAAGTAAGCATTGCCAGAACGTTCAGGCGCTGGCGAACAACCACCTCAACCCGCGCCGCCATCTGCGGACTGGCGAACAGGTACAAGCTGCCGTTTTGTGCCATGCGGTCGGCAAGCATGCCGACTACTTCGCCCATCCAGGACAGGAACGCTTCCGGCGTATCCCACTCGTTGTCCCAGTATTCGTTTAGCACCTTGAAGTACGGCGGATCGGTGATGACCGCATCGACCTTCGGCAGCGTCGGCAGGATGTCGCGGCAGTCGCCAAGATGAAGCGTTGCGTTGCCAATCACCTCGACCCTGCTCACGACTCACCCGCCGCGCACTTGATGGCCCAAACGCGCGT
This genomic stretch from bacterium harbors:
- a CDS encoding site-specific DNA-methyltransferase; its protein translation is MSRVEVIGNATLHLGDCRDILPTLPKVDAVITDPPYFKVLNEYWDNEWDTPEAFLSWMGEVVGMLADRMAQNGSLYLFASPQMAARVEVVVRQRLNVLAMLTWNKGASRKGAAGSGVDVTSLRTFWQSSSERIIFAERHGSDEMADGNAGYTSACEATKRRIFGEYLAAEIERSGVTRKQVAALFPSASGGLTGCVSNWLIGHNVRPPSSTQRCAPC